The region CAACTGGGATAAACAGATTTCCCGGTAAACCTCACAGGAAGCCAAAAGCTCCTTATGATTTCCCCAGCCTGCCATTTGTCCGTCATCTAAAACCAGGATTTTGTCTGCATTTTTTATGGTGGCAGCTCTCTGGGATACAAGGAATACGGTCATGTCTCTGGTGTTTTGTTTGATTGCTTTTCTCAGCTTTGCATCGGTAGCAAAATCCAGTGCAGAAGCACTGTCATCCATAATAAGAATCTGAGGATCTTTGACCAGAGCTCTTGCAATGGCAAGTCTCTGCTTCTGACCGCCGGAAAGATTTTTTCCCCCTGCCTGAATCATCAGCTCCAGTCCCTGTCCCTTTTCCTCTACGAAATCTTTTGCCTGGGCAATGGCAAGAGCCTGGTAAATTTCATCGTCCGTTGCGTTCTTTTTCCCCCATTTCATATTATCCCGAAGGGTTCCCTTAAAAAGCACTGCCTTTTGCGGAACAATACCTACCAGCTCCCTGAGCTGGCCAAGAGAATATTGTTTTACATCAACTCCGCACACCTTTACTGAGCCTTCTGTAACATCATAAAACCTGGGGATGAGATTTACCAGGGTAGTCTTACCTGAGCCAGTCCCGCCGATAATCCCGATGGTTTCTCCTCTCTTGACCTGAATGGATATGCCGTTTAAGGCTGTCTCTTTTGCCCCGCAATAGGCAAAGGACATATGATCAAATTCAACTTCTGCGGCTCCCTGCTCTCCTTCCACAACCCTGTGAACGGTTTCCACAATTCCTGGTTCTTGTTCAAACACAGCACTGATCCGGCTGCCGCAGGCCAGGGATTTGGAAATTGTTATGATCAGGTTCGCCAGTTTTACAAGCTCCACTAAAATCTGGGACATGTAATTTACCAGAGCGATCACTTCCCCCTGGGTAATAATCCCCTTCTGGACCTGTCCGGCACCGGTGTTTATTAGAACAATGATCCCTAAGTTGATCATCACATAGGTAAGAGGGTTCATTAAGGCTGAAATCTTTCCTACAAATACCTGAA is a window of [Clostridium] saccharolyticum WM1 DNA encoding:
- a CDS encoding ABC transporter ATP-binding protein, whose product is MKKLLKYLKDYKRESVLGPLFKLLEACFELLVPLVMAKVIDVGIKSQDMPYVLKMGGLLVLLGITGLACSITAQYFAAKAAAGFGTALRNDLFAHINRLSYQEIDSIGTATLITRITSDANQVQSGVNLFLRLFLRSPFVVCGAMIMSFTIDVRAAFIFVVLIPLLSFVIFGIMLLSIPLYKKVQKQLDQVLLTVRENLEGVRVIRAFARQNDEVRRFDGENSLLVRFQVFVGKISALMNPLTYVMINLGIIVLINTGAGQVQKGIITQGEVIALVNYMSQILVELVKLANLIITISKSLACGSRISAVFEQEPGIVETVHRVVEGEQGAAEVEFDHMSFAYCGAKETALNGISIQVKRGETIGIIGGTGSGKTTLVNLIPRFYDVTEGSVKVCGVDVKQYSLGQLRELVGIVPQKAVLFKGTLRDNMKWGKKNATDDEIYQALAIAQAKDFVEEKGQGLELMIQAGGKNLSGGQKQRLAIARALVKDPQILIMDDSASALDFATDAKLRKAIKQNTRDMTVFLVSQRAATIKNADKILVLDDGQMAGWGNHKELLASCEVYREICLSQLAEEEVQ